Proteins encoded by one window of Carassius auratus strain Wakin chromosome 24, ASM336829v1, whole genome shotgun sequence:
- the myca gene encoding transcriptional regulator Myc: protein MPVSASLAYKNYDYDYDSIQPYFYFDNDDEDFYHHQQGQPQPPAPSEDIWKKFELLPTPPLSPSRRQSLSTAEQLEMVSEFLGDDVVNQSFICDADYSQSFIKSIIIQDCMWSGFSAAAKLEKAVSERLASLHAARKELISDSSSNRLSASYLQDLSTSASECIDPSVVFPYPLTESSKSNKVAPSQPMLVLDTPPNSSSSSGSDSEDEEEEEEEEEEEEEEEEEEEEEEEIDVVTVEKRQKRNEADVSDSRYPSPLVLKRCHVSTHQHNYAAHPSTRHDQPAVKRLRLETSSSNRHGKQRKCTSPRTSDSEDNDKRRTHNVLERQRRNELKLSFFALRDEIPEVANNEKAAKVVILKKATECIHSMQLDEQRLLSIKEQLRRKSEQLKHRLQQLRSSH, encoded by the exons ATGCCGGTGAGTGCGAGTTTGGCGTATAAAAACTACGATTACGACTACGACTCAATCCAGCCCTATTTTTACTTCGACAACGACGATGAGGATTTCTATCACCACCAGCAAGGACAGCCTCAGCCTCCAGCTCCCAGCGAGGACATTTGGAAAAAATTCGAGCTGCTGCCCACGCCGCCCCTCTCTCCCAGCCGGAGACAGTCGCTCTCCACCGCCGAACAGCTGGAGATGGTCAGCGAGTTCCTGGGAGACGACGTGGTCAACCAGAGCTTCATCTGCGACGCGGACTACTCCCAGTCATTCATCAAGTCCATCATCATTCAGGACTGCATGTGGAGCGGCTTTTCTGCCGCCGCCAAGTTAGAGAAAGCCGTTTCTGAGAGGCTGGCGTCCCTGCACGCTGCAAGGAAGGAACTGATATCTGACAGCAGCTCAAATCGACTCAGTGCAAGTTATTTGCAGGATCTGAGCACCTCCGCATCAGAATGCATTGACCCCTCTGTGGTCTTTCCGTATCCCCTCACAGAGTCCAGCAAATCTAACAAGGTTGCTCCATCACAACCCATGCTTGTCCTGGACACTCCACCTAACAGCTCCAGCAGCAGTGGCAGCGATTCTG aagatgaagaagaggaggaagaggaggaggaagaagaagaagaggaagaagaggaggaggaagaagaagaagaaattgaTGTGGTGACTGTGGAAAAGCGTCAAAAAAGGAATGAGGCAGATGTGTCGGATTCAAGGTACCCCAGTCCCCTGGTGTTGAAGCGCTGTCACGTCTCCACCCACCAGCACAACTACGCCGCCCATCCCTCCACGCGGCATGACCAGCCGGCTGTCAAGAGGCTACGACTGGAGACCAGCAGCAGCAACAGGCATGGGAAGCAACGAAAATGTACGAGTCCCCGGACATCGGATTCTGAGGACAATGACAAACGCAGGACTCACAATGTGCTGGAGCGCCAACGTAGAAATGAACTCAAACTCAGCTTTTTTGCATTACGGGACGAGATCCCTGAGGTTGCAAATAACGAGAAAGCTGCTAAAGTTGTTATTCTAAAGAAGGCGACAGAGTGCATTCACAGCATGCAGTTGGATGAGCAAAGGTTGCTGTCCATCAAAGAGCAGCTGAGGCGAAAGAGCGAACAGTTAAAACACAGGCTGCAGCAACTGCGGAGTTCACATTAA